Proteins from a single region of Haloplanus sp. GDY1:
- a CDS encoding phosphoglycolate phosphatase — protein MAPPLVLDIDGTLTRPEGGIDPRAFEALRGWDAPVVLATGKAFPYPVALCHFVDIPERVIAENGGVVYADDEVTVTVDEADRPRTAARAFVDRGGDLGWGAADTVNRWRETEVAIRLDADEALLRAVAEEFGLEVVDTGYAYHLKAPGVEKGDGLRSVAETLGRDPAEFVAVGDSENDVSTFEVAGRSFAVANADDRARAAADSVTEGTHMDGTLEALAACS, from the coding sequence ATGGCTCCGCCGCTCGTGCTCGACATCGACGGGACGCTGACGAGGCCCGAGGGAGGGATCGATCCGCGGGCGTTCGAGGCGCTTCGCGGGTGGGACGCGCCCGTCGTCCTCGCGACGGGCAAGGCGTTCCCGTATCCGGTCGCGCTCTGTCACTTCGTGGACATCCCGGAGCGGGTGATCGCGGAGAACGGCGGCGTGGTCTACGCCGACGACGAGGTGACCGTGACGGTGGACGAGGCCGACCGCCCCCGGACGGCCGCGCGGGCGTTCGTCGACCGGGGCGGTGACCTCGGGTGGGGGGCGGCCGACACGGTCAACCGGTGGCGTGAGACGGAGGTGGCGATCCGTCTCGACGCCGACGAGGCGCTCCTCCGGGCCGTCGCCGAGGAGTTCGGCCTCGAGGTGGTCGACACCGGCTACGCCTACCACCTCAAGGCGCCGGGGGTCGAGAAGGGCGACGGCCTCCGGTCGGTCGCCGAGACGCTCGGCCGCGACCCCGCCGAGTTCGTCGCCGTCGGCGACAGCGAGAACGACGTCTCCACGTTCGAGGTCGCCGGGCGGTCGTTCGCGGTGGCGAACGCCGACGACCGGGCGCGGGCCGCCGCGGATTCGGTCACCGAGGGGACACACATGGACGGGACGCTCGAAGCCCTCGCGGCGTGTTCGTGA